The Arachis hypogaea cultivar Tifrunner chromosome 19, arahy.Tifrunner.gnm2.J5K5, whole genome shotgun sequence genome has a window encoding:
- the LOC112778880 gene encoding uncharacterized protein, translated as MNVEWCNQSRAIKYLFKYINKGYDRVTAILDNADDSECSNKVIDEIKNYLDCRYISPCEAVWRIFAYPIHSREPAVQRLSFHLPGRNPILYEDGEDIDDILSKPGIDQSMFTAWMEANNNYSEAKELTYSEFPRFFVYNKKEKIWSRRKCGYTIGRLYYVPPTCGELFYLRMMLNFVRGPTNYDQIKSANGVIHNSFRDACFALGLLNDDREYIEAIKEASCWGLGDYLRKLFTVMLMSNNLSLTDEELKTRCLYEIEMILQDNRKSLKEYPHMPFPEYFVRLKFQNEQQGVFEKIVEAVSKEDGGVFFVYGHGGTGKTYLWIVLTSFLRSQGMIVLTVALSGIAALLLPGGRTAHSRFAIPLTVHEDSVCNIKQNSELAELLKQTKLIIWDEASMVHRYSVEAVDKSLRDIMSSTNNNNANLPFGGKVVVFGGDFRQILPVIPGSGRTEIVNASICSSYI; from the exons ATGAATGTTGAGTGGTGTAATCAGAGCAGAGCAATTAAGTATCTCTTCAAATATATAAACAAGGGTTATGATCGCGTCACTGCTATTTTAGATAATGCTGATGATAGTGAATGCTCAAATAAAGTTATTGATGAAATAAAAAACTATCTTGATTGTAGATATATATCCCCATGTGAAGCTGTTTGGAGAATATTTGCATACCCTATTCATTCTAGAGAACCTGCTGTACAGAGATTGAGCTTTCATTTGCCTGGTCGGAATCCAATTCTATATGAAGATGGTGAAGATATTGATGATATTCTGTCAAAACCCGGGATTGATCAATCAATGTTTACTGCATGGATGGAGGCTAATAACAATTACTCGGAGGCTAAAGAGTTGACATATTCTGAGTTTCCAAGATTCTttgtttataataaaaaagaaaaaatctggTCAAGAAGAAAGTGTGGCTATACTATTGGAAGGCTTTATTATGTACCTCCAACATGTGGAGAGTTATTTTATTTACGAATGATGTTGAATTTTGTTCGAGGTCCTACCAACTATGACCAAATCAAAAGTGCAAATGGTGTTATTCACAATAGCTTTAGAGATGCTTGCTTTGCTTTGGGATTACTTAATGATGATAGAGAATATATTGAAGCTATCAAAGAAGCTTCATGTTGGGGTTTAGGTGATTATCTAAGGAAGCTTTTCACTGTAATGTTGATGTCAAATA ATTTATCTTTGACTGATGAAGAGCTAAAAACAAGATGCTTATATGAAATTGAGATGATATTGCAAGATAATAGGAAGAGCTTAAAGGAATATCCTCATATGCCTTTTCCAGAATATTTTGTGAGGCTGAAATTTCAAAATG aacaacaaggtGTTTTTGAGAAAATTGTGGAAGCAGTTTCTAAAGAAGATGGTGGAGTATTCTTTGTATATGGCCATGGAGGAACAGGTAAGACTTATCTCTGGATAGTTTTGACTTCTTTTTTAAGGTCACAAGGAATGATTGTTCTTACTGTTGCATTGAGTGGAATTGCTGCTTTGCTACTACCTGGAGGTAGAACAGCTCATTCTAGGTTTGCTATACCATTAACGGTGCATGAGGATTCTGTATGTAATATTAAACAAAATAGTGAACTAGCTGAGttgttaaagcaaacaaagcttATCATATGGGATGAAGCATCTATGGTTCACAGATATAGTGTTGAGGCAGTTGATAAAAGTTTAAGAGACATTATGTCatctacaaataataataatgctaattTGCCTTTTGGTGGGAAGGTAGTGGTTTTTGGTGGAGATTTTAGACAAATTCTTCCTGTCATTCCTGGAAGTGGCAGGACAGAAATTGTTAATGCAAGCATATGTTCCTCTTACATATAG